In Lolium rigidum isolate FL_2022 chromosome 3, APGP_CSIRO_Lrig_0.1, whole genome shotgun sequence, the genomic window TGCTTGCCCAGCCAGATTCCGGCGAGGAGAGCCACGACGAAGCAGAGGACTACCAGGATGACGGCGAGCGCGGCGGTCTCGCGGTTCATGTCCGTCTCGAGACGGCTGCGCTTGGACGGCGCACCTGAGCTGTTGAGCATGACCTTGGTTTCGCTGCCGGTGTACACGGCCACCCCGATGGCCCACACCGTGTTCTTGAGCTCGCAACCCCGGAGCATGATGTTGGAGGTGCCTAGGGAGACGGCGCGGCGGCCATCCAGGTCGACGGTAGCAAGGAAGCCGTAGATGTTGCGGTTGGGCTTCTCGCACTTGATGACCCCCGCGAGCGCCTCCGGCGGCGTCATCGTGGTTTCCTGCTTGGCGTATCGCGTCTTGAGATTGGACTCGCCGTCGAGGTTGATGGTCTGGACGTAGGCCACGCCGGTCGGGTCGCTCGTGGACAGCAGGACCATGTCGCACGGCATCGTCTCGTTCGCCACGATGCGCACCACGTCCCCTACCTGCATCTCCTTCCACCGCTTCGGCCGGAACACACCGTCCACCAGCACCGACGCCGACCGATTATTCTCGTTCTTGTCCGACCGGTGCCGCCTCCAGTCCTCGTACGCGTCCTTCACCGCCGTCACGGCGAGCACGACCGACAGCGGTGCAGTGCCCGCGGCCGCCGAGTTGACATGGAGCTGCGGGATAAAGTTCAACGCCGCCAGGATGAGGAAGTAGACGTATGCCAACCGGTGGAACTGCTCGTAGAGGTTGCGTGGGATGAAGGTGAGGATGGAGTACTTGGTCGTGCGGACGGAGTTGTTCGGGAACATGGCCGGCGGCGCGTTGGTGCGCGCTGCGTCGTTGATGTAAACGAACCGCGCGTCCTCGTCGCGGAGGTCGCGCTGGGAACCGACATGATGCTCGGACGTGGATCGCCTCGACACGCTGAGCCTCGACCGGGCGGTGCGGAAGCTCTCGAACGATGGCGAGGTGGATTCGGCCCTGGAGCGCGACCGGAAGTCCGCCGCGAAGGTGACCGAGGGCGTGTCTGCGGCGGACCGTGCCGACCGCGACAATCTCGACGGTGACGGTGAGTGCTTCAGTATCGGCGACGGCACCGGGTCCGGCAGACTGGCCGGCAAGTCCATATCTGCTCCGGTCGCCTCGTGCGACGATTGAGCCAGAGGAAGCAGCGATGGACGTGGCGGCAGCACTGACCTTTCTGATCGCATGGTTTCAGTACGATTGTTTCTATGTGTGTCGGACTATCTACTTAGGCGAACCTACTTAGGCGCAAACGAGATTGGATTTAGCGGGAAGAGGAACAAGAAGGGATCTCAGTAGTATTTGATTCGCCTCCACTGGAGTTAACAAGATTGGCAAAGGTTTTTGAGGGGTCGCTTTGGCTGTTTGCGCGAGACCGGCGGGGACTACGAAGAGTAGAGTACTTTGCATCAGTTCGCCAAACTGAAGTATAGCTGCCATTGCGAACAGGGCTGAAATATTCTTCCTTGGGCAAAGCGCGCGGGGATGATTATGCAACTACAAGGTTGCATTCTATTCGAGGAAAACTGAAAAGGCTATCCGCAATGTTCTTTTCTCTTCTTTGTATACCGATACCAttaatctttttttcttttctagatCGTATGTATCTAGGCGAATTTTAGCATATTTATTCACTCACTAgcacaatacccgtgcgttgctacgggtagaCTAAATATTCAATCAATATCTTTAGCAAAGTAATTAATTTTTAAATTAAAACATATTTACGTGAAATTGCTTTGTCGAGCTCTATCAGATTCACGAATTACTTGCTTTCTTGCATACACACGTGTCTCGTTTGACGAATAGCACGACCAAAACGTTTTATATGGGGAAGATTCAGCACGCACGGAAGATTTTATTTTTGCCGAGAATTATAATTTTCTTTATCAGAACATGAAAATTGTTACTCCCCCCATCCATAAAATTTGAGACATCTGTTTATGCATGGAGTGAGTATAGCTTTTCTCAGGAAAAGTGCATCAACTTACCCTCGATCCGTGGTGATCGTAGTTCATGATATTGTGTGGCCGAGAACCAATCTATGGTTGGGtgtttaggagggcagtggcacctccATCCCACCAGAGTTCAGTCCCTAGGTTTAACAATTTGGTGTCTCACTATAAAAggaggaatattcttcagtgggaggcgacgtttccatcgatagcgaggcgcatgtggtgacttcgttaatCTCAAGACCCACCGAACCAGTTTCTTGGACGCAATGTCTCAGTGGCGCTCATGAttttactgtgtttcgcaaaaaaaaaatgatatcgTGTGGTTCTTttttctcctccttttcctccttttctcttttatttttttcacccaaaATTATTTTTCTCCGGCTGAAATATTATATTCTTGCAAACTTGGAAAATCATCATGCAGATGACTTGAGTCCGGTTTGAAGGAGTACTGGACTTACTTTTTGTGCGAGCGATCGGAAAGAGGAGAAAGGCATGCACGCGTGTCTAATGGATTGTAAAGATTAATTTGCAACCGTGCTAGTTTTGAATTTTAGTAGGACTTGACCCACGAATCCATAGGTCGCTCGGATGGGCTTAGCGTCCGCGTGCGAATCCGTAGTTCGCTCGGATGGGCTCAGCGTCCACATGCGAGCGGTTTCTCTTGCCTAGGTTGGATTTGACCAGCTTTCACACGTGGGTTACGGTTTTTATTTGCCAATCTGAACATTGAATTCTACGATTGTAGGATTGTTAAATAGGAAACATGTCTGTCCGTTGCAACGGCAAATACAATTGCACCTCTGGTGATGGTCGCCGGCCTACGCGTAagcaccaccaccatgacaaGGTATTACTTCCTATAGCTACTCTTTGCACCAAAAGCCACATCCCCGCCCCGGTGACTTTTGGCTCTAGCTGCGGCAAAGGGTCATGCGACATTACGAAAAATACAAACTGATTTTTCTATTTTAATTACGTTAAATCAGTTTGTATAAGTATAGATAATATTATACTTTGAGAAAAAAGTTGAGTAAATTAGAGAAAAGAAAGCTTAAGAAA contains:
- the LOC124695552 gene encoding phospholipid-transporting ATPase 1-like, encoding MRSERSVLPPRPSLLPLAQSSHEATGADMDLPASLPDPVPSPILKHSPSPSRLSRSARSAADTPSVTFAADFRSRSRAESTSPSFESFRTARSRLSVSRRSTSEHHVGSQRDLRDEDARFVYINDAARTNAPPAMFPNNSVRTTKYSILTFIPRNLYEQFHRLAYVYFLILAALNFIPQLHVNSAAAGTAPLSVVLAVTAVKDAYEDWRRHRSDKNENNRSASVLVDGVFRPKRWKEMQVGDVVRIVANETMPCDMVLLSTSDPTGVAYVQTINLDGESNLKTRYAKQETTMTPPEALAGVIKCEKPNRNIYGFLATVDLDGRRAVSLGTSNIMLRGCELKNTVWAIGVAVYTGSETKVMLNSSGAPSKRSRLETDMNRETAALAVILVVLCFVVALLAGIWLGKHNDQLGIIHFFRTNDYSSLQVRKYDWLGVGAQVVFTFLSGVIQFQIMIPIALFISMEMVRAGQAYSMVQDNHMFDHKSKTRFQCRALNINEDLGQIKYVFSDKTGTLTENKMEFRCASVHGRDFSDSSGDKEDRNAMLVLIKIPSVGLRLSDLILGKELLIVEL